Proteins encoded by one window of Misgurnus anguillicaudatus chromosome 4, ASM2758022v2, whole genome shotgun sequence:
- the trub1 gene encoding pseudouridylate synthase TRUB1, which translates to MADMATVPNGSLSKLQSLNGIFAIYKKQGPTSADVLNSLKKTLLKEAGVANPNPRKRKKQPLKIGHGGTLDSNASGVLVVGIGEGTKMLTTMLAGSKKYIAVGELGKATDTLDATGNVIEEKNYDHITKEALEEKFKQFTGEIMQVPPLYSALKKDGKRMSVLLKQGQEVEAKPARPVTVYNLTLQDFSPPLFTIDVECGGGFYVRSLVDELGKALSSCAHIKELTRTKQGQFTLEEHALKEDRWTLTDISQALQPCPKPAGKQKNESKKSKDKQPPSKSDDGDQNSE; encoded by the exons ATGGCAGATATGGCAACTGTACCAAACGGTTCATTATCCAAACTGCAGTCTTTGAATGGCATATTTGCCATTTATAAGAAACAGGGCCCCACATCGGCAGATGTGCTAAATTCACTGAAGAAGACGCTTTTAAAAG AGGCTGGTGTTGCAAATCCAAACCCCCGTAAAAGGAAGAAACAACCTCTTAAAATTGGCCATGGGGGCACTCTGGATAGTAATGCATCTGGTGTACTTG TGGTGGGAATTGGTGAAGGAACGAAGATGCTCACCACAATGCTTGCAGGATCAAAG AAATACATCGCTGTTGGAGAATTAGGCAAAGCAACCGATACTCTTGACGCCACAGGAAATGTCATTGAGGAGAAAAATTATG atcACATCACAAAAGAGGCTTTGGAAGAGAAGTTTAAGCAGTTTACGGGGGAAATAATGCAGGTTCCACCTTT ataCTCAGCCCTGAAAAAGGATGGCAAACGCATGTCCGTCCTGCTAAAGCAAGGTCAGGAGGTCGAGGCTAAACCTGCACGTCCGGTGACAGTCTACAATCTCACATTGCAAGACTTCAGTCCGCCACTTTTCACAATAG ATGTTGAATGTGGAGGTGGGTTTTATGTCAGAAGTCTGGTCGATGAGCTAGGAAAAG CCCTGTCATCTTGCGCTCACATAAAGGAACTGACCAGAACCAAGCAAGGTCAGTTCACCTTGGAGGAGCATGCATTGAAGGAGGATCGCTGGACGTTGACAGACATCTCTCAAGCTTTGCAGCCCTGCCCAAAGCCAGCAGGGAAACAGAAGAACGAAAGCAAGAAATCAAAAGATAAACAACCCCCATCTAAAAGTGATGATGGAGATCAAAATAGTGAATAA